One genomic region from Jilunia laotingensis encodes:
- a CDS encoding SIS domain-containing protein, with the protein MIESIKDLLEKEAKAVMNIPVTDAYEKAVNLIVEQIHTKKGKLVTSGMGKAGQIAMNIATTFCSTGIPSVFLHPSEAQHGDLGILQENDLLLLISNSGKTREIVELTRLAHNLNPGLKFIVITGNPDSPLANESDVCLSTGKPAEVCVLGMTPTTSTTAMTVIGDILVVQTMKKTGFTIEEYSKRHHGGYLGEKSRELCVK; encoded by the coding sequence ATGATAGAATCGATCAAAGACCTTTTAGAGAAGGAAGCAAAAGCCGTAATGAATATTCCCGTAACAGACGCTTACGAGAAGGCCGTAAATCTTATTGTGGAGCAAATTCATACCAAGAAAGGCAAATTGGTGACCAGCGGCATGGGCAAGGCTGGTCAGATTGCAATGAACATTGCCACGACATTCTGCTCTACCGGAATTCCTTCCGTCTTTTTACATCCCAGTGAAGCGCAGCACGGTGATTTGGGCATCCTTCAGGAAAACGACCTGCTATTACTCATCTCCAATTCGGGAAAGACACGCGAAATCGTAGAATTGACTCGACTAGCCCACAATCTGAACCCCGGATTGAAGTTTATCGTCATCACCGGAAATCCGGACAGCCCCCTCGCCAACGAGTCGGATGTCTGTCTCAGCACCGGCAAACCGGCAGAAGTTTGTGTATTGGGAATGACCCCAACCACATCGACTACCGCAATGACCGTAATAGGAGACATACTGGTTGTACAGACCATGAAAAAGACCGGATTCACGATTGAGGAATACTCCAAACGCCATCACGGTGGTTATCTGGGAGAAAAATCAAGAGAGTTATGCGTAAAGTAA
- a CDS encoding TIGR00730 family Rossman fold protein encodes MNKIGIFCSASDNIDKMYFDAAGQIGKWMGTTGKTLVYGGANLGLMECIAKAVKANGGHVIGVVPAKLEENGKVSSLPDRIIHTRNLSDRKDRIVEESDILLALPGGVGTLDEIFHVMAAASIGYHHKKVIFYNEDGFYDTLLAALREIENKGFGRQPFSDYYEVTNTLVELKEILTI; translated from the coding sequence ATGAATAAGATAGGAATTTTCTGTTCTGCATCCGATAACATTGACAAAATGTATTTCGATGCTGCCGGTCAAATCGGTAAATGGATGGGAACAACAGGCAAAACTCTTGTATACGGCGGTGCGAACCTCGGGCTGATGGAGTGCATCGCAAAAGCTGTAAAAGCGAACGGAGGCCACGTCATCGGTGTGGTACCTGCAAAGCTCGAGGAAAACGGGAAAGTGAGTTCTTTGCCTGACCGTATTATCCATACCCGGAACCTCAGCGACCGGAAAGACCGCATTGTCGAAGAATCAGACATCCTGTTAGCACTTCCGGGAGGAGTCGGTACATTGGACGAAATATTCCACGTCATGGCCGCTGCATCCATCGGTTATCATCATAAAAAGGTGATATTCTATAATGAAGACGGATTTTACGACACATTGCTGGCGGCACTCAGGGAGATAGAGAATAAGGGATTTGGCCGGCAACCCTTTTCCGATTATTACGAAGTGACCAACACGCTGGTAGAATTAAAAGAAATACTAACGATATGA
- a CDS encoding tyrosine-protein phosphatase → MYKNLLNWLAVLLLFPSCSKTPPTISVVCEENNVGNCIIKWETAPFIKGQVTVFASTNPRIIPETMPVAAADISDGKMTIITDDPSQRYYYLMVFNNKYRVKIATRNVNIRGIQNFRDLGGYKSEAGKNVRWGMLYRSAQIDSLDCSAQRELRNIGIKTIIDLRSPEERANYAQLQEGFNMVHIPIQTGNMEYILQGIQEGRIKGDTINRIVERMNRELVMNYREEFKKLFEILLVPDNYPAIIHCSSGKGRTGVASALVLSALGVNEEVIMQDYRLSNDYFNIPKASKYAYKLPVNSQEAITAVYTAKEDFLNAAREEIEQTYGDVPTYLSKGLNLNTEDIRKLRKILLE, encoded by the coding sequence ATGTATAAGAACCTGTTAAACTGGCTTGCAGTACTTCTTTTGTTCCCTTCTTGCTCCAAAACCCCTCCTACCATATCGGTGGTTTGCGAGGAAAATAATGTAGGAAACTGCATTATAAAGTGGGAAACTGCTCCTTTCATCAAAGGGCAGGTAACAGTCTTTGCGTCTACGAACCCCAGAATTATTCCGGAAACCATGCCGGTTGCCGCTGCCGATATCTCGGACGGAAAAATGACTATCATCACCGACGACCCTTCTCAACGATACTATTACCTGATGGTATTCAACAACAAATACCGAGTGAAAATAGCGACCCGGAATGTAAATATACGCGGCATACAAAACTTCCGGGATTTAGGCGGATATAAATCGGAAGCGGGCAAGAATGTCCGTTGGGGCATGTTATACCGTTCTGCACAAATAGACAGTTTGGATTGTTCCGCCCAAAGAGAATTGAGAAACATAGGAATCAAAACAATCATCGACCTTCGTTCACCTGAAGAACGAGCCAACTATGCACAACTACAGGAAGGATTTAACATGGTGCATATTCCCATTCAAACAGGGAATATGGAATATATTCTTCAAGGCATTCAAGAAGGAAGAATAAAGGGAGACACCATCAACCGCATTGTTGAACGGATGAATCGCGAACTTGTAATGAACTACCGCGAAGAATTCAAAAAGCTTTTCGAGATATTGCTTGTACCGGATAACTATCCCGCCATCATCCACTGTTCCTCGGGCAAAGGACGCACAGGAGTGGCATCCGCCCTCGTACTGTCCGCTTTGGGTGTAAATGAAGAGGTCATCATGCAAGATTACCGTTTGAGCAACGATTACTTTAACATTCCCAAAGCCTCAAAATATGCTTATAAACTCCCGGTGAATTCGCAAGAAGCCATTACTGCGGTTTATACCGCTAAAGAAGATTTCCTCAATGCAGCCAGAGAAGAGATTGAACAGACGTATGGCGATGTACCGACGTATCTCTCCAAAGGCCTCAATCTAAATACGGAGGATATCAGAAAGCTACGAAAGATCTTGTTGGAATAA
- a CDS encoding M16 family metallopeptidase yields the protein MNILKIEETCLTLSNGLRVVYRPVLSDVAYCGFAVDAGTRDESEKEQGMAHFVEHLIFKGTKKRKAWHILNRMEAVGGDLNAYTNKEEMVVYTSFLNEDLPRAVELLVDIVFHSTFPQREIEKETEVIIDEIQSYEDSPSELIFDDFEDMIFRGHPLGRNILGKPEILRQFRTEDALAFTQRLYHPSNMVFFLQGSADFKRLVRMLEKLTSDIPAGSVENLRTPPPLYVPERLVVPKDTHQAHVMLGSRGYDAYNDKRTALYLLNNILGGPGMNSRLNVAMRERRGLVYNVESNLTSYTDTGAFCIYFGTDPEDVDTCLNLTYKELKCLRDTKMSDTQLHAAKKQLTGQIRVASDNYENNALGMAKTFLHYNKFENMDEVCKRIEALTATDLLEVANEMFAEDHLSMLIYR from the coding sequence ATGAATATTTTAAAAATAGAGGAAACCTGTCTGACGCTCTCCAACGGCTTACGTGTTGTTTACCGCCCTGTCTTATCTGATGTTGCATATTGTGGCTTTGCCGTGGATGCCGGAACTCGCGATGAGTCCGAAAAGGAGCAGGGGATGGCGCATTTCGTCGAGCATCTCATCTTCAAGGGGACAAAGAAGCGCAAGGCATGGCATATATTGAACCGCATGGAAGCGGTGGGAGGCGATTTGAACGCTTATACCAATAAGGAGGAGATGGTCGTCTATACCTCTTTCCTGAATGAAGACTTGCCGCGGGCTGTCGAGTTATTGGTGGATATTGTTTTTCATTCTACTTTCCCGCAACGTGAGATAGAGAAGGAAACGGAAGTGATTATTGATGAAATCCAGTCATATGAGGACAGTCCTTCCGAATTGATCTTTGATGACTTTGAAGATATGATATTTCGTGGCCATCCGTTAGGCCGCAATATTCTGGGAAAGCCCGAGATCTTGCGGCAATTCCGTACGGAAGACGCATTGGCATTTACACAGCGGTTATACCACCCCTCGAACATGGTGTTCTTTTTGCAGGGTTCTGCCGATTTCAAGAGATTGGTTAGGATGCTTGAAAAGCTTACATCGGACATACCGGCGGGAAGTGTCGAGAATCTCCGTACTCCGCCACCGCTTTATGTTCCCGAACGTCTGGTTGTGCCGAAAGACACCCATCAGGCTCATGTCATGCTGGGAAGTCGTGGATATGATGCGTACAATGACAAACGAACCGCCCTCTATTTGCTGAATAACATTTTGGGAGGCCCGGGGATGAACAGCCGGTTGAATGTTGCCATGCGCGAACGACGCGGACTGGTCTATAATGTGGAATCCAACCTAACGTCCTATACCGATACAGGTGCCTTCTGCATTTACTTCGGTACGGATCCCGAAGATGTGGACACATGTTTAAACTTGACTTATAAAGAACTGAAGTGTTTAAGAGATACCAAAATGAGCGACACTCAGCTTCATGCAGCGAAAAAGCAATTGACAGGACAGATTCGCGTAGCTTCCGATAATTATGAGAATAATGCTTTGGGCATGGCCAAGACTTTCCTGCATTATAATAAATTCGAGAATATGGATGAAGTCTGCAAACGGATCGAGGCATTGACCGCTACGGATCTGCTTGAAGTGGCCAATGAGATGTTTGCCGAGGATCATTTGTCTATGTTGATTTATCGCTGA
- a CDS encoding carbohydrate kinase family protein, which yields MRKVIGIGETILDIIFEGNQPSAAVPGGSVFNGIVSLGRAGVRVCFISETGNDRVGNIILQFMRDNGIPTEHVNVFPDGKSPVSLAFLNERNDAEYIFYKDYPRQRLDVLYPKIEEDDIVVIGSYYALNPVLREKILELLDTAREKKAIIYYDPNFRSSHKNEAMKLAPTIIENLEYADIVRGSAEDFYYMYGLNDADKIYKDKIAFYCPNFICTAGADNISLRTANCKKEYPIEPLKAVSTIGAGDNFNAGLIYGMLKYDVRHRDLGKIDESTWDKIIGYGKAFAAEVCKSFSNSVSKDFAEKLTEK from the coding sequence ATGCGTAAAGTAATCGGCATCGGTGAAACCATCCTCGATATCATCTTCGAAGGGAACCAGCCTTCGGCAGCCGTGCCCGGAGGCTCAGTATTCAACGGCATTGTGTCACTGGGACGGGCAGGCGTCCGGGTCTGCTTCATCAGCGAGACGGGTAACGACCGCGTAGGCAATATCATCCTCCAATTCATGCGCGACAACGGGATACCGACAGAACATGTCAATGTTTTCCCCGACGGGAAATCACCAGTATCCCTTGCTTTTCTTAACGAACGGAACGATGCCGAATATATCTTTTATAAGGACTATCCCCGCCAAAGATTGGACGTGCTATATCCCAAAATAGAAGAAGATGACATTGTTGTCATCGGCTCTTATTACGCTTTGAATCCTGTACTCAGGGAAAAAATCCTGGAGTTATTGGATACAGCCCGCGAAAAGAAAGCGATCATATATTACGACCCCAATTTCCGCAGTTCGCATAAGAACGAGGCTATGAAACTGGCACCTACGATCATCGAAAACCTTGAATACGCCGATATCGTACGGGGGTCAGCAGAAGACTTTTACTACATGTACGGCCTAAACGATGCGGATAAAATCTACAAGGACAAGATCGCATTCTACTGTCCCAACTTCATATGCACGGCAGGTGCGGACAACATATCATTAAGAACCGCCAATTGCAAAAAGGAATATCCGATCGAACCGTTGAAGGCGGTAAGCACCATCGGTGCAGGTGACAATTTCAATGCAGGGCTGATCTATGGGATGCTGAAATACGATGTCCGTCATCGCGACCTGGGAAAGATCGATGAAAGTACTTGGGACAAAATTATCGGATATGGAAAAGCATTTGCAGCAGAAGTATGCAAAAGCTTCAGCAATTCGGTTTCAAAAGATTTCGCAGAAAAGTTGACTGAGAAGTAG
- a CDS encoding S46 family peptidase produces MRLKQIILLVFVVCSMGVHADEGMWLLGNLNKQTRQAMKELGLQMPADKIYSPRKASLKDAVVSFGGFCSGVVVSEDGLVFTNHHCGFSSIQQHSTVEHDYLKDGFVAHNRSEELPNPELYVRFLLRTEDVTKRVLKATDDSMNEAQRTMAIDSIARLISDEVSRKDSTLVGVVDAYYGGNEFWLSVYRDFNDVRLVFAPPSSIGKFGWDTDNWMWPRHTGDFSVFRIYSDKNNRPADYSPENVPYHPPYVAPVSLDGYKEGSFCMTLGYPGSTERFLSSFGIEEMMNGMNQAMIDVRGVKQAIWKREMDRRDDIRIKYASKYDESSNYWKNSIGTNKAIRKLKVLEKKREMEATLRQWIQNTPGEREELMHLLSSLELNYKSRREANRALAYFGESFVNGPELIQLALEILNFDFEGEEKQVIAHLKKIIEKYEDLDLSIDKEVFTALLKEYREKVPARYLPPMYQTIDTLYNGDDKAYVDTLYARSEITTLRGLKRFFEKDTTFNIIEDPAISLGIDMLASYYDMNFEMREASEKIERDERLFNAAVRRMYADRNFYPDANSTMRLSFGTVCSYSPFDGAFYNYYTTPMGIFEKMRDHQGDPDFEVSPRLLELFCAGDFGRYADEKGEMKVCFISNNDITGGNSGSAMFNSKGELLGLAFDGNWEAMSSDIVFEPELQRCIGVDVRYMLFVIEKYGEAANLVKELKIK; encoded by the coding sequence ATGAGACTGAAGCAAATTATTTTACTTGTGTTTGTTGTATGCAGTATGGGGGTACATGCCGATGAAGGCATGTGGCTCTTGGGCAATTTGAACAAACAGACCAGGCAGGCTATGAAAGAGTTGGGATTGCAGATGCCTGCCGATAAAATTTACAGTCCGAGGAAAGCTTCGTTAAAAGATGCGGTTGTCAGCTTTGGAGGGTTTTGTTCCGGTGTAGTGGTTTCGGAAGACGGGCTGGTCTTTACCAATCATCATTGTGGTTTCAGTAGCATACAGCAGCACTCCACCGTGGAGCATGATTATCTGAAAGATGGATTTGTTGCTCACAACCGGTCGGAAGAACTGCCCAATCCGGAACTGTATGTCCGCTTCCTGCTTCGCACGGAAGACGTGACAAAGCGTGTTTTGAAGGCAACCGATGATTCGATGAATGAAGCGCAGCGTACAATGGCCATCGATTCCATTGCCCGTCTCATATCGGACGAAGTTAGCCGGAAGGACTCTACACTAGTGGGAGTGGTAGATGCTTATTATGGCGGGAATGAATTCTGGCTTTCCGTTTATCGCGATTTCAACGATGTCAGGCTTGTGTTTGCGCCTCCTTCTTCTATCGGGAAGTTCGGATGGGATACGGACAACTGGATGTGGCCCCGTCATACAGGTGATTTTAGCGTCTTCCGTATCTATTCCGATAAGAACAACCGTCCGGCTGATTATTCCCCGGAAAATGTGCCTTACCATCCCCCCTATGTCGCTCCGGTGTCTCTGGATGGCTATAAAGAGGGGTCTTTCTGTATGACATTGGGTTATCCGGGTAGTACGGAACGTTTTCTTTCTTCTTTCGGCATAGAGGAGATGATGAACGGTATGAACCAGGCGATGATCGATGTGCGTGGGGTAAAACAGGCGATCTGGAAACGTGAAATGGATCGTAGGGATGATATTCGCATCAAATATGCCTCCAAATATGATGAAAGTTCCAATTACTGGAAAAATAGCATCGGAACTAATAAAGCTATCCGTAAACTGAAAGTCTTGGAGAAAAAGCGTGAGATGGAAGCTACCCTCCGCCAATGGATTCAGAATACGCCTGGGGAACGGGAAGAACTGATGCATTTACTATCCTCTTTGGAGTTGAATTATAAAAGCCGCCGGGAAGCAAACCGTGCGTTGGCGTATTTCGGTGAGTCATTTGTCAACGGCCCGGAACTGATTCAACTGGCATTGGAGATACTCAACTTCGATTTTGAAGGCGAAGAGAAGCAAGTGATTGCCCACCTGAAAAAGATTATTGAGAAATATGAGGATTTGGATCTTTCCATCGACAAAGAGGTCTTCACTGCTTTATTGAAAGAATACCGCGAGAAAGTACCGGCTCGTTATTTGCCACCGATGTACCAAACGATTGATACACTCTATAATGGTGACGACAAGGCTTATGTCGATACGTTGTATGCCCGTTCGGAGATAACCACGCTGCGTGGCTTAAAACGTTTCTTCGAGAAGGATACCACCTTTAATATCATTGAAGATCCTGCCATATCTTTAGGCATAGATATGCTTGCTTCCTATTATGATATGAATTTTGAAATGCGGGAGGCTTCGGAGAAGATTGAACGTGACGAGCGTTTGTTCAATGCTGCCGTACGTCGTATGTATGCCGATCGTAATTTCTATCCGGATGCCAATTCTACCATGCGTCTCAGTTTTGGTACGGTTTGCAGTTATTCCCCTTTTGATGGGGCTTTTTATAACTATTACACGACCCCGATGGGCATTTTTGAGAAGATGCGCGATCATCAGGGAGATCCTGATTTTGAAGTAAGCCCACGCTTGCTGGAGCTATTCTGTGCAGGAGATTTTGGGCGTTATGCCGATGAAAAGGGCGAAATGAAGGTCTGCTTTATCTCTAATAATGATATAACCGGTGGTAACTCAGGGAGTGCCATGTTCAATTCCAAAGGAGAACTTCTTGGTCTTGCTTTCGATGGGAATTGGGAGGCCATGAGTAGCGACATCGTTTTCGAACCTGAATTGCAGCGTTGTATCGGAGTGGATGTACGCTACATGCTTTTTGTAATTGAGAAGTATGGTGAGGCAGCCAATCTGGTCAAGGAATTAAAGATCAAGTGA
- a CDS encoding TIGR00341 family protein produces MKTDNRNIFAVKSFLREYLDLRKDKDNELETVDSIRKGVEFKGANLWILIFAIFMASLGLNVNSTAVIIGAMLISPLMGPIMGVGLSVGLNDFELMKRSLKSFLITTAFSVTTATIFFLFTPIAEAQSELLARTSPTIYDVFIALFGGLAGVVALSTKEKGNVIPGVAIATALMPPLCTAGYGLASGNLIYFLGAFYLYFINSVFISLATYIGVRVMHFQRKEFVDKNREKKVRKYIILIVVLTMCPAVYLTFGIIKSTFYDTAANRFINEELNFENTQVLDKKISYEKKEIRVVLIGPEVPDASIELARNKMKQYQLENSKLIVLQGMNNDAMDISSIRAMVMEDFYKNSEQRLQEQQVKISSLETTLKKYKTYDAMSRTIIPELKVLYPSVKSVSISHSLETSVDSLKTDTVALAVLKFERHPSENEKKKITEWLQARVGAKKIKLIVE; encoded by the coding sequence ATGAAAACAGACAACCGTAACATTTTTGCAGTCAAAAGCTTTCTGCGTGAATATCTCGACCTGAGAAAAGATAAAGACAATGAGCTTGAAACCGTAGATTCCATCCGTAAGGGAGTTGAATTCAAAGGAGCTAACCTCTGGATTCTGATTTTCGCCATTTTTATGGCTTCCCTGGGATTGAATGTCAACTCAACTGCTGTGATTATCGGTGCGATGTTGATCTCTCCGCTGATGGGACCTATCATGGGAGTAGGTCTTTCTGTGGGGCTGAACGATTTTGAACTGATGAAACGCTCCTTGAAGAGTTTCCTTATCACGACAGCGTTCAGTGTTACTACGGCAACCATTTTCTTTCTTTTTACCCCCATTGCTGAGGCGCAATCTGAGTTGTTGGCACGTACTTCGCCTACAATTTATGACGTATTCATCGCTCTCTTCGGTGGATTGGCAGGTGTGGTTGCGCTCTCCACGAAAGAGAAAGGAAATGTGATTCCGGGCGTAGCCATCGCGACAGCGTTGATGCCTCCGTTGTGTACGGCTGGATATGGATTGGCATCCGGTAACTTAATTTATTTCCTGGGTGCTTTTTACCTGTATTTTATAAACTCCGTATTCATCAGCCTTGCTACTTATATCGGTGTCCGGGTGATGCACTTCCAGCGAAAAGAGTTTGTCGATAAGAACCGTGAGAAGAAAGTGCGGAAATACATTATCCTGATTGTCGTTCTGACCATGTGTCCGGCTGTTTATCTGACTTTTGGCATTATAAAGAGTACGTTCTACGATACTGCTGCCAACCGTTTCATTAATGAGGAGCTGAACTTTGAGAATACGCAGGTTCTTGATAAAAAGATCAGTTACGAGAAGAAGGAAATCCGTGTCGTCCTGATCGGCCCGGAAGTTCCGGATGCTTCTATCGAACTGGCGCGTAACAAGATGAAACAGTATCAACTGGAGAACTCCAAACTGATTGTTTTGCAGGGGATGAATAATGATGCGATGGACATATCCTCTATCCGTGCCATGGTGATGGAAGATTTCTATAAAAACAGCGAACAGCGGTTACAGGAACAGCAAGTGAAGATTTCCTCTTTGGAGACAACTTTGAAGAAGTATAAGACTTATGACGCGATGAGCCGTACCATTATACCGGAATTGAAGGTATTGTATCCTTCGGTGAAGTCCGTTTCCATCTCTCATTCTTTGGAAACTTCGGTGGATTCGTTGAAAACCGATACGGTAGCACTGGCTGTATTGAAGTTTGAAAGGCATCCGAGTGAAAATGAAAAGAAGAAAATCACCGAATGGTTGCAGGCTCGTGTGGGGGCAAAGAAGATTAAACTGATTGTGGAATGA
- a CDS encoding DMT family transporter, whose translation MNKFNGFLYGLLSSASFGLIPMFTIPAMMQGMQFDSILLYRFLFATLALGGILLLNGESFRINRSAIPSLILLALLYLMSAVFLFWGYKFMASGVATTLHFMYPVMTTLIMMIFFHERKSIWRFLAIALAITGVFFLSRGDDSGSITLIGIIIVLLSALGYALYLVTVSQLKVGQMKGLLLTFYVFLFGSLLLFIGINVSGTLQMIPDLRTGGNLIMLAIIPTVISNLALVRAVKSIGSTLTSVLGAMEPVTAVSVGIFMFGEPFTSNIGTGIALIITAVTVIILKR comes from the coding sequence ATGAACAAGTTTAACGGTTTCTTATACGGGCTTCTATCATCGGCATCTTTCGGACTCATCCCGATGTTCACGATACCTGCCATGATGCAAGGGATGCAGTTCGACTCCATATTACTCTACCGTTTTTTGTTTGCCACACTGGCATTAGGGGGCATCTTGTTGCTCAACGGTGAATCTTTCCGGATCAACCGGTCTGCAATTCCATCACTCATATTATTAGCATTACTATACCTTATGTCGGCTGTTTTCCTCTTTTGGGGATATAAATTTATGGCAAGCGGGGTAGCTACTACGTTACACTTTATGTATCCGGTAATGACTACATTGATCATGATGATCTTTTTTCATGAAAGAAAGTCCATATGGAGATTTCTGGCTATCGCACTTGCCATAACAGGGGTCTTTTTCCTATCACGGGGAGATGATTCGGGAAGCATTACATTAATCGGCATTATCATTGTGTTGCTCTCAGCCTTGGGGTATGCGCTTTATCTGGTAACGGTCAGCCAACTGAAAGTAGGGCAAATGAAAGGGTTGCTACTGACTTTTTACGTATTTCTCTTCGGTTCACTGCTTCTGTTTATAGGAATAAACGTTTCAGGAACCCTTCAAATGATCCCTGATTTACGTACAGGAGGGAATCTGATAATGTTAGCCATTATACCCACAGTCATATCCAATCTTGCCCTAGTCCGAGCAGTGAAGAGCATCGGCTCTACACTGACCTCCGTATTAGGAGCGATGGAACCTGTAACAGCGGTTAGTGTAGGTATCTTTATGTTCGGAGAACCGTTTACGAGCAATATAGGCACAGGTATAGCACTTATAATCACGGCTGTAACGGTAATCATCCTAAAGCGTTGA
- a CDS encoding DEAD/DEAH box helicase → MKTFEELGLSPEIRKAVEEMGYETPMPVQEEVIPYLLGENNDVVALAQTGTGKTAAFGLPLIQQIDVKNRVPQSLILCPTRELCLQIAGDLNDYSKYVDGLKVLPVYGGSSIDSQIKSLKRGVHIIVATPGRLLDLMERKTVSLSTIRNVVMDEADEMLNMGFTDSINAILADVPQERNTLLFSATMSPEIARISKNYLHNAKEITIGRKNEGTSNVKHVVYTVHAKDKYAALKRIVDFYPQIYGIIFCRTRKETQEIADKLMQEGYNADALHGELSQAQRDAVMQKFRIRNLQLLVATDVAARGLDVDDLTHVINYGLPDDTESYTHRSGRTGRAGKTGTSIAIINLREKGKMRAIERIIGKKFLPGEIPTGQQICEKQLIKVIDDLEKVEVNEEEIANFMPEIYRKLEWLSKEDLIKRMVSHEFNRFSEYYHNREDIQQPTTESRGERGSRGEGRGNREGGSRKAAPGFTRLFINLGKMDNFFPNELIGLLNSNTRGRIELGRIDLMKNFSFFEVEEKEAKNVIKALSRANWNGRRVSVEVAGEESSSEKKGGYKRKEGGKESSSASSSSRKDKAGKSTKQADSKKQKSSREERGYSSARGKQDDWKQFFKGDAPDFSEEGWAKRKPKKK, encoded by the coding sequence ATGAAGACATTTGAAGAGCTGGGCCTATCTCCCGAGATACGCAAAGCAGTCGAAGAAATGGGATACGAGACTCCCATGCCGGTACAAGAGGAAGTAATCCCGTACCTTTTAGGAGAAAATAATGATGTTGTAGCTCTTGCCCAAACCGGAACAGGAAAGACAGCCGCATTTGGTCTGCCGCTGATACAACAGATCGACGTGAAGAACCGGGTTCCCCAATCACTGATTTTATGCCCCACAAGGGAGCTTTGCCTGCAAATAGCAGGCGATCTGAACGATTACTCCAAATATGTGGACGGCCTGAAAGTGCTGCCGGTATATGGCGGATCGTCTATAGACAGTCAGATAAAAAGCCTGAAACGGGGAGTACACATCATTGTAGCTACACCCGGACGCTTGTTAGACCTGATGGAACGCAAAACCGTCTCTCTTTCCACCATCCGCAACGTAGTGATGGATGAAGCAGACGAGATGCTGAACATGGGATTCACCGACAGCATCAATGCTATTTTAGCCGATGTGCCCCAAGAGCGTAACACACTGTTATTCTCAGCTACCATGAGCCCGGAGATAGCTCGTATCTCCAAAAACTACCTCCATAATGCGAAAGAGATTACTATCGGACGTAAAAATGAGGGAACCAGCAATGTCAAGCATGTAGTTTATACCGTACATGCTAAAGATAAATATGCCGCGTTGAAACGAATCGTAGATTTCTACCCACAGATTTATGGCATCATCTTCTGCCGTACCCGTAAGGAGACGCAGGAAATAGCTGACAAATTGATGCAAGAAGGCTATAATGCCGATGCACTGCATGGGGAATTGTCACAAGCTCAACGGGATGCTGTCATGCAGAAGTTCCGTATCCGCAACCTGCAACTTCTGGTAGCTACGGACGTGGCTGCACGTGGATTGGACGTTGATGACCTGACGCATGTTATCAACTACGGTTTGCCCGATGATACGGAAAGCTACACACACCGTAGCGGACGTACGGGACGTGCCGGAAAGACAGGTACTTCCATTGCCATTATCAACTTGCGCGAAAAAGGAAAGATGCGTGCAATAGAACGTATCATCGGCAAGAAATTTCTTCCGGGAGAAATACCTACCGGTCAACAGATCTGCGAAAAGCAGCTCATCAAAGTGATCGATGATCTGGAAAAAGTGGAAGTAAACGAAGAAGAGATCGCCAATTTCATGCCGGAAATATATCGTAAGTTGGAATGGTTAAGCAAGGAAGACCTGATCAAGCGGATGGTATCGCATGAATTTAATCGGTTCTCCGAATACTATCATAACCGTGAGGACATACAACAACCTACAACGGAAAGTCGCGGAGAACGCGGCAGTCGCGGTGAAGGACGTGGAAATCGTGAAGGTGGCAGCCGAAAAGCAGCTCCCGGATTCACCCGCTTATTCATCAATCTCGGAAAGATGGACAACTTCTTCCCGAACGAACTGATTGGTCTGTTAAACAGCAATACCCGCGGACGCATCGAATTGGGACGCATTGACCTTATGAAGAACTTTTCTTTCTTTGAAGTAGAAGAAAAGGAAGCCAAAAATGTCATTAAAGCATTGAGCCGCGCAAACTGGAACGGTCGCAGAGTTTCGGTCGAAGTAGCAGGAGAAGAAAGTTCTTCTGAGAAAAAAGGCGGTTATAAGCGCAAAGAAGGCGGCAAAGAGTCATCTTCAGCATCTTCTAGCTCCCGGAAAGATAAAGCCGGAAAATCAACCAAACAGGCTGACAGCAAGAAACAAAAGTCTAGCAGGGAAGAACGCGGATACTCAAGTGCGCGTGGAAAGCAAGATGACTGGAAACAATTCTTCAAAGGAGATGCACCGGACTTTAGTGAAGAAGGCTGGGCGAAAAGAAAGCCGAAGAAGAAATAA